From the Butyrivibrio fibrisolvens genome, one window contains:
- a CDS encoding M15 family metallopeptidase, translating into MKFLKKLQTCTIVVVMLVVTIFFSSGKLSSFYDSFNLIGNNVYANGDYKYSVDSSDFVLLTDVIPDAILEIRYYSTYNFVGDRITGYEEPIALLTKEAAAALKQASDEFNSLGYRLKIYDAYRPQMAVTHFANWALDVNDTRMKAFFYPELDKSVLFEQGYIDAHSGHSRGSTLDLTLFDMNTEKEVDMGGTFDYFGELSHPDYTGITEQQYANRMLLQSVMVKHGFKPLPEEWWHFTLVDEPYPDTYFDFPVSRSSLLTNASDIEDQNNNKVKEQSDEGVLDPLSYWNTESAARTSLVSYVASVTDENSSDFIPVRDRIAVFDLDGTLFCETDPNYFDYCLLEYRVLDDPTYKDKASDFEKEVALKIRDQNLNHTSYKGLEVDHGKAVASAFAGMTIEEFNQYIQAFKAQPMPGYNNMTRGQSFYLPMVQVVNFLQAYDFTVYIVSGTDRFIVRGIIDNSILDIPPRQIIGSDETIKSNDQGDEDGLNYVFEDDDVLILGGEFIVKNLKMNKVSVIAQEIGQQPVLSFGNSTGDLSMCEYVVSNNKYKSMAFMLCCDDTVRENGNVEKADKMYALCDECDFVPISMKNDWTTIYGDNVTRK; encoded by the coding sequence ATGAAATTTCTAAAGAAGCTTCAAACATGCACTATCGTTGTAGTAATGCTCGTTGTAACCATCTTTTTTTCATCAGGTAAGCTGTCTTCGTTTTATGATAGTTTTAATTTAATAGGTAATAACGTTTATGCAAATGGCGACTATAAGTATTCTGTTGATTCCTCGGACTTCGTCCTTCTGACAGATGTCATTCCGGATGCGATTTTAGAAATTCGCTATTATTCTACTTACAATTTTGTAGGTGATCGCATCACAGGATATGAAGAACCTATAGCACTTCTTACAAAAGAGGCAGCAGCTGCACTTAAACAGGCAAGTGATGAGTTCAACTCCCTTGGCTACAGACTTAAAATATATGATGCATACAGACCTCAGATGGCTGTAACTCACTTTGCAAACTGGGCTTTGGATGTAAATGATACAAGAATGAAGGCTTTCTTTTATCCTGAACTTGATAAAAGCGTTTTGTTTGAGCAGGGATATATAGATGCACATTCGGGGCATAGCAGAGGAAGTACGCTTGATCTGACTCTTTTTGATATGAATACAGAAAAAGAAGTTGATATGGGCGGAACTTTTGACTATTTTGGAGAGCTTTCACACCCGGATTATACAGGTATTACTGAGCAGCAATATGCAAACCGTATGCTTCTTCAAAGCGTTATGGTAAAACATGGTTTTAAGCCTCTTCCGGAAGAGTGGTGGCATTTTACACTTGTCGATGAGCCATATCCGGATACCTATTTTGACTTCCCTGTTAGTAGAAGCTCGCTATTAACTAATGCTAGTGACATAGAAGATCAAAACAATAATAAGGTTAAGGAACAGTCTGATGAGGGCGTCCTTGATCCTCTTTCATACTGGAATACAGAAAGTGCGGCCAGAACATCGCTTGTTTCATATGTAGCATCAGTTACTGATGAAAACAGTTCTGATTTTATCCCTGTTAGAGACAGGATCGCAGTATTTGATCTTGACGGAACTCTTTTTTGTGAGACAGATCCCAATTATTTTGATTATTGCCTTTTAGAGTACCGCGTTCTGGATGATCCTACGTACAAGGACAAGGCCTCTGATTTTGAAAAAGAGGTTGCACTTAAGATAAGAGATCAAAATCTAAACCATACTTCTTATAAAGGATTAGAAGTTGATCATGGTAAGGCTGTTGCATCAGCTTTTGCAGGAATGACAATAGAAGAATTCAATCAGTATATACAGGCTTTTAAGGCTCAGCCCATGCCGGGATATAATAACATGACAAGAGGACAGTCTTTCTATCTTCCGATGGTACAGGTAGTTAACTTTCTTCAGGCTTATGACTTCACTGTTTATATTGTCAGTGGTACAGATAGATTTATAGTCAGAGGTATTATAGATAATTCTATCCTGGATATTCCTCCCAGACAGATAATAGGTTCTGATGAGACTATAAAGAGTAATGACCAGGGCGATGAAGATGGTCTTAATTATGTATTTGAGGATGATGATGTCCTTATCCTTGGCGGAGAGTTTATTGTTAAGAATCTTAAGATGAATAAAGTATCCGTAATAGCTCAGGAGATAGGACAGCAGCCGGTGCTTTCATTTGGCAACAGTACAGGTGATCTTAGTATGTGCGAATATGTAGTTAGTAACAATAAGTACAAGTCTATGGCATTTATGCTGTGCTGCGATGATACAGTAAGAGAAAACGGCAATGTAGAAAAAGCTGATAAGATGTATGCTCTATGTGATGAGTGTGATTTTGTACCGATTTCTATGAAGAATGACTGGACTACGATATATGGCGATAATGTAACAAGAAAATAA
- a CDS encoding energy-coupling factor transporter transmembrane component T, giving the protein MSIKLDPRTKIYMILSVSTIVMMSATTPFLWAVRLIITIVPILLLIAEKRYASALRFFALYMTAVFINFRFLSAGSTGFFMAFLTGYCGIIVQFMPAFITVWYVVRTTKIDEFMSAMQKMHIPDGITISLAVIMRFFPTIKEEYDSIRDAMRMRGISLAGGDVIKMVEFRMVPLIFACVNIGDELSAAAITRGLGGKVKRSSVVELKLNIIDILLFVFFTIATTIFVFHKYFRL; this is encoded by the coding sequence ATGAGTATAAAACTTGACCCAAGGACCAAGATATACATGATACTGTCAGTGTCAACTATTGTGATGATGAGTGCTACAACACCCTTTTTATGGGCAGTAAGGCTTATCATCACTATTGTTCCGATCCTGCTTTTGATTGCAGAGAAACGCTATGCTAGTGCATTGCGTTTCTTTGCACTGTATATGACTGCTGTTTTTATTAATTTTAGATTTTTATCTGCAGGATCGACCGGATTTTTCATGGCTTTTCTTACAGGCTATTGCGGCATAATCGTTCAGTTCATGCCGGCCTTTATCACAGTGTGGTATGTGGTAAGGACTACTAAGATAGACGAGTTTATGTCAGCTATGCAAAAAATGCATATTCCTGATGGTATAACTATTTCTCTTGCGGTTATCATGAGATTTTTTCCTACGATCAAAGAAGAATATGACTCTATAAGAGATGCTATGCGAATGAGAGGGATATCTTTGGCAGGAGGAGATGTCATTAAAATGGTTGAGTTTCGCATGGTCCCATTAATATTTGCCTGCGTCAATATAGGGGATGAACTATCGGCAGCAGCAATCACAAGAGGACTCGGAGGAAAGGTAAAAAGGAGCAGCGTTGTGGAGCTTAAGCTAAATATAATAGATATACTTCTCTTTGTGTTTTTTACAATAGCTACCACGATCTTTGTTTTCCATAAGTATTTTAGATTATGA
- a CDS encoding ABC transporter ATP-binding protein: MKDIVKIDKVSFQYKGSSKGLLKDVSLSVKQGQTLLLCGASGSGKTTILRLINGLIPHYYLGDLKGTVNVAGFDIKNTQLYDLAGVVGTVFQNPRSQFFSVDTDGEIVFGPENIGLPAEDIKNRAADVIKDMNLYKLLGRSLFELSGGEKQKIACASVSALLPEIVLLDEPSSNLDVNAIKELKKAIEIWKTQGKTIIISEHRLWYLRDIVDRVIYMDSGSLKGDWEGKEFFALPDKTIRNLCLRPVNIEEKFIGNYLNIQDKESYEIKENADFIELRDFFFSYKKKPYIFWRKKFDLADAKILSLNIPRLRLPRNAVIGVVGNNGTGKSTFLRCLCGLEKNCTGRVIINGIEYHGKKQLDISYMVMQDVNHQLFTDSVEAEVLLSMDKEDKERCNEILTQLGLDGLKDKHPMALSGGQKQRVAIASAMAAGAKILLFDEPTSGLDYLHMVKVAKMLKQLADSNKTVLVSTHDPELIKLCCDYVLHIDNGRAAGITLGSA, translated from the coding sequence ATGAAAGATATAGTAAAAATAGATAAAGTAAGTTTTCAATATAAGGGTTCTTCAAAAGGACTGTTAAAAGACGTGTCTCTAAGCGTGAAGCAAGGACAGACGCTTCTTTTGTGCGGAGCTTCCGGATCCGGAAAGACAACTATCTTAAGGCTTATCAATGGTCTTATACCACATTATTATTTGGGCGACTTGAAGGGAACAGTGAATGTAGCCGGCTTTGATATAAAAAACACGCAGCTATACGATCTGGCCGGTGTTGTTGGAACAGTGTTTCAGAATCCCAGAAGCCAGTTTTTCTCAGTAGATACAGACGGCGAAATAGTATTTGGTCCGGAGAATATAGGACTGCCTGCAGAAGATATCAAAAACAGAGCGGCAGACGTGATCAAAGATATGAACCTGTACAAACTGCTTGGCAGAAGTTTATTTGAACTCTCAGGAGGGGAAAAGCAAAAAATAGCATGTGCATCGGTATCTGCCTTATTGCCTGAGATAGTCCTTTTGGATGAACCTTCTTCTAATCTTGATGTAAATGCGATAAAAGAGTTAAAAAAGGCTATCGAAATATGGAAAACTCAAGGGAAAACAATCATTATTTCAGAACACAGACTATGGTATCTTAGGGATATTGTAGACAGGGTCATATACATGGATAGTGGTAGTCTTAAAGGAGACTGGGAAGGAAAAGAGTTTTTTGCACTTCCTGATAAAACAATCAGAAATCTATGTCTAAGGCCGGTTAATATAGAGGAAAAGTTTATAGGAAATTATCTAAATATCCAAGATAAAGAATCATATGAAATCAAGGAAAATGCGGATTTTATTGAACTGCGGGACTTCTTCTTTTCATATAAAAAGAAACCATATATCTTTTGGAGGAAAAAGTTTGATTTGGCAGATGCCAAAATACTAAGCCTAAATATACCTAGGTTGCGCCTTCCAAGAAATGCAGTGATAGGCGTTGTAGGAAATAACGGCACAGGCAAGTCTACATTTTTAAGATGTCTATGCGGACTTGAAAAAAACTGTACAGGAAGAGTCATTATAAATGGCATAGAATATCATGGCAAAAAGCAGCTTGATATAAGCTACATGGTCATGCAGGATGTAAATCATCAGCTTTTTACAGATAGTGTTGAGGCAGAAGTCCTTTTGTCTATGGATAAAGAGGACAAGGAAAGATGCAATGAGATACTGACGCAGCTTGGACTTGATGGACTTAAAGACAAGCATCCCATGGCGCTGTCAGGCGGACAGAAGCAGCGAGTTGCGATAGCTTCTGCCATGGCAGCCGGGGCCAAGATATTATTATTTGATGAGCCAACATCAGGCCTTGATTATCTACATATGGTGAAAGTGGCCAAGATGTTAAAACAACTTGCTGATTCTAACAAGACGGTTCTTGTTTCAACACATGATCCGGAACTTATCAAGTTGTGTTGTGATTATGTCTTACATATAGATAATGGAAGAGCAGCCGGCATAACTTTAGGATCTGCATAG
- a CDS encoding TetR/AcrR family transcriptional regulator, which yields MNNADTSTREKILEVATKEFMQNGFADASMRKIAGKVGITATALYRHYKDKEAIFDAVVNPAVQAWENLCRAEEVRQTGTARESGLDAMWGDNDQARRIVELIYKDFDAHKLLFCKSEGTKYEDYLHEVVTKVQTATLKFMKEIEDKGILVNHVDEKEMHLILSAQYTAMLEMVNHDFSYEEALHYCGTVNTFFKEGWRKFLGF from the coding sequence ATGAATAATGCAGATACCAGCACTAGAGAGAAGATATTAGAGGTTGCTACTAAGGAGTTTATGCAGAACGGATTTGCTGATGCCTCGATGAGAAAGATCGCAGGCAAAGTGGGGATTACTGCAACTGCGCTATATAGACATTATAAGGACAAGGAAGCCATATTCGACGCTGTTGTCAATCCTGCGGTACAGGCATGGGAGAATCTATGCCGGGCCGAGGAAGTAAGGCAGACAGGAACAGCTAGAGAATCCGGGCTTGACGCAATGTGGGGAGACAACGATCAGGCAAGACGAATTGTTGAACTTATATATAAAGACTTTGATGCACATAAGCTTTTGTTTTGTAAAAGTGAGGGAACTAAGTATGAAGACTACCTTCACGAAGTAGTGACCAAGGTTCAGACAGCAACACTTAAGTTTATGAAAGAAATAGAAGATAAAGGCATATTGGTAAATCATGTTGATGAAAAAGAAATGCATCTTATTTTGAGCGCTCAATATACAGCGATGCTTGAGATGGTAAACCATGATTTTTCTTATGAAGAGGCCCTTCATTACTGCGGGACAGTAAATACTTTCTTCAAAGAGGGCTGGAGGAAATTTCTTGGTTTTTAA
- a CDS encoding dUTP diphosphatase yields MEKIIIKYFDKDVERLTLVEGKSDWYDLRASEDVTMKAGDFKLVPLGVAMRLPDGYEAHLAPRSSTFKNFGVIQTNSVGVIDNSYSGDQDMWRMPCLAMRDTQIHKGDRICQFRIMKQQPAIEFEEVEHLEGPDRGGFGSTGIS; encoded by the coding sequence ATGGAAAAAATAATCATCAAATATTTTGATAAAGATGTTGAAAGACTTACTCTTGTAGAAGGCAAATCTGACTGGTATGATCTTCGCGCAAGTGAAGATGTAACTATGAAAGCCGGAGATTTTAAGCTTGTACCTCTTGGAGTTGCAATGAGACTTCCTGATGGATATGAAGCTCATCTTGCACCTAGAAGTTCAACATTCAAGAACTTTGGTGTGATCCAGACCAATAGTGTAGGAGTAATCGATAATTCTTATTCAGGTGACCAGGATATGTGGCGTATGCCATGCCTTGCAATGAGAGATACACAGATTCACAAGGGCGACCGTATCTGCCAGTTCAGGATCATGAAGCAGCAGCCTGCAATTGAGTTCGAAGAAGTAGAACATCTTGAAGGACCTGATCGCGGAGGCTTTGGTTCCACAGGTATTTCATAA
- a CDS encoding ABC transporter ATP-binding protein, with amino-acid sequence MKKRSTFSWVLHFAGRKKIYYVGSVVLAIMGVAMSFIPYLLIADIVRHLLSGDTDARYYLMRVFIMAVCWTLRVTFHSLSTTLSHVATFNVLGSIRQQLCKKLSTIPLGSVLDDNSGTYKNIIVERVDSMETTLAHVVPEFTANILLPTIMFGYMLVIDFRIGLSNLISAVIGIIFVAVMMTKSQGEYEVTVQKTKYLNDTAVEYINGIEVIKAFGKTGSSYEKFVLAAKDGADCFINWMRKCIWWQAGSLAFMPATFLGVLPVGLILVQKGQLSPQEFITCVILSAGLITPLVVAFSYMDDIMKMKTIFGEATEIIERKDMVRPKELVKTPSGFDIVLKDVKFSYKDKEVLHGINMEIKKGQVNAFVGPSGSGKSTIARLIDSLWDVDEGSISFGGVDIRDLPLEYYTNQIAYVAQDNYLFDMSVKENIRLGKAGATDDEVINAAKACGCHDFIMGLENGYDTIVGGAGGHLSGGERQRICIARAMLKNAPVIILDEATAYTDPENEALVQSSVAKLVQGKTLIVIAHRLSTIVDADNIYLINDGNIEASGTHESLLKNSILYKKMWDAHTMAKDEDDTSVVSMPGSRKEAVNA; translated from the coding sequence ATGAAAAAAAGAAGTACTTTCTCCTGGGTATTACATTTTGCCGGGAGAAAAAAGATCTATTACGTAGGAAGTGTTGTTCTTGCGATCATGGGAGTGGCTATGTCTTTTATCCCTTACCTATTGATTGCAGATATAGTCAGACACCTCTTATCAGGTGACACAGACGCGCGCTATTATCTTATGCGGGTATTTATAATGGCTGTATGCTGGACTCTTCGAGTAACATTTCATTCATTGTCGACAACCCTTTCACATGTGGCGACATTTAATGTGCTTGGCAGTATCAGGCAGCAGCTATGCAAAAAGTTATCTACCATTCCGCTTGGGTCAGTTTTAGATGACAATAGCGGAACATATAAAAATATCATTGTTGAGCGAGTTGATTCTATGGAGACGACCCTTGCTCATGTAGTGCCGGAATTCACGGCAAATATCCTCTTACCAACAATAATGTTCGGTTATATGCTGGTCATTGATTTTAGAATTGGGCTTTCCAATCTCATTTCTGCAGTGATCGGTATTATCTTTGTTGCAGTCATGATGACCAAGAGCCAGGGAGAATACGAAGTTACTGTTCAGAAAACAAAGTATCTTAATGACACAGCTGTAGAGTATATCAATGGTATTGAAGTCATAAAAGCCTTTGGGAAAACCGGCAGTTCTTATGAAAAATTTGTTTTGGCTGCAAAGGACGGCGCAGATTGTTTTATTAACTGGATGAGAAAATGCATCTGGTGGCAGGCCGGAAGCCTTGCTTTCATGCCGGCAACATTCCTTGGCGTATTGCCTGTAGGACTTATTCTAGTACAAAAAGGACAGCTTTCACCTCAAGAATTCATTACCTGTGTAATTCTTTCAGCTGGTCTTATCACCCCGCTTGTAGTGGCATTTTCATATATGGATGACATTATGAAGATGAAGACTATATTTGGTGAAGCCACGGAGATCATTGAGAGAAAAGACATGGTAAGGCCAAAGGAACTTGTCAAAACTCCATCAGGCTTTGATATTGTCCTTAAAGATGTGAAGTTTTCTTATAAGGATAAAGAAGTCCTTCATGGAATAAATATGGAAATTAAAAAGGGTCAGGTAAATGCTTTTGTAGGACCATCCGGATCAGGAAAGAGCACTATAGCAAGACTTATAGACTCTTTGTGGGATGTGGATGAAGGATCTATCAGTTTTGGCGGCGTTGATATAAGAGACCTTCCGCTGGAATATTATACCAACCAGATAGCATATGTAGCGCAGGATAATTATCTATTTGATATGTCTGTAAAAGAGAATATCAGACTTGGAAAAGCCGGCGCAACTGATGATGAAGTAATAAATGCAGCAAAAGCATGCGGCTGCCATGATTTTATTATGGGGCTTGAAAATGGGTATGACACAATCGTAGGCGGCGCCGGAGGACACTTGTCAGGCGGTGAGAGACAGAGAATCTGTATTGCAAGAGCGATGCTCAAGAATGCACCGGTTATAATCCTTGATGAAGCAACAGCTTACACTGATCCGGAGAATGAAGCCCTGGTTCAGAGCAGCGTTGCAAAGCTTGTTCAGGGCAAAACACTTATCGTTATTGCTCACAGACTTTCAACTATCGTCGATGCAGACAATATATATTTAATAAATGATGGAAATATTGAAGCTTCCGGGACTCACGAATCACTTCTTAAAAACAGTATCCTGTATAAAAAGATGTGGGACGCACATACCATGGCCAAGGATGAGGACGATACTTCAGTGGTTTCTATGCCTGGTAGCAGGAAGGAGGCTGTCAATGCTTGA
- a CDS encoding ABC transporter ATP-binding protein, whose product MLEMLAKFFNFCSKENRNKFYTAVALGVLDALLAAMKIPAAYFAIDAVINAKIEARTFVVVMGLMLVSTVGKMIVNRFSQMLQTEAGYNTCAGKRIEIGEHLRYLPMGYFNDTSLGHITSVTTNTLEQTGDIATRAIIMVLQGTITTMVIGILMFAFDVRIGFITLAGIIVFFLFNRVTNKSVEKVAGEKIAADKDMVGVVLEFIQGIAEIRNYNIISHEGTRLSNAIKRKTKADITAEIAAIPAVGFQMWISKITGVIISGATLYFYLTGTMELTRCITMLFCSFMVIEMLDAAGTYTALLKIIGKGVDLVNEIMAVEQMDINGADIHPDNKGIHLDHVSFAYDHRKIIDDVTLDIKEKTTTAIVGPSGGGKTTLASLIARFWDVKEGSVSLGGKDVRDYSFDSLMENFSFVFQRVYLFEDTIANNIRFGRPEASMEEVYDAAKKACCHDFIMSLPDGYDTVVGEGGASLSGGEKQRIAIARAIIKNAPIIILDEATANVDPENEKELTQAIENLTKEKTIIMIAHRLKTVRHADQIVVIDKGKIVQQGKHEELMKQDGIYKNFVSGRKKAVSWKIA is encoded by the coding sequence ATGCTTGAGATGCTTGCTAAGTTTTTTAACTTTTGCAGTAAAGAAAACAGGAATAAGTTTTATACAGCGGTAGCGCTTGGAGTTTTGGATGCACTGCTGGCAGCAATGAAAATCCCTGCAGCATATTTTGCGATTGACGCAGTGATAAATGCAAAAATAGAAGCAAGAACATTTGTAGTTGTAATGGGGCTTATGCTTGTAAGCACGGTCGGCAAGATGATAGTAAACAGATTTTCGCAGATGCTGCAGACTGAAGCCGGCTATAACACATGTGCCGGTAAGCGAATTGAGATCGGAGAGCATTTAAGATATCTTCCGATGGGATATTTTAATGATACAAGTCTTGGTCATATCACGTCTGTTACAACCAACACGCTGGAGCAGACAGGGGATATTGCGACAAGAGCGATCATAATGGTGCTTCAGGGAACCATCACAACAATGGTTATTGGAATTTTAATGTTTGCATTTGATGTACGAATCGGTTTTATAACCCTGGCAGGCATAATAGTCTTTTTCCTGTTTAACAGAGTTACCAATAAATCGGTTGAGAAAGTTGCCGGTGAGAAAATTGCAGCTGACAAGGATATGGTAGGCGTTGTCCTTGAATTTATCCAGGGAATCGCGGAAATCCGTAATTACAACATCATTTCACACGAAGGTACAAGACTTTCAAACGCGATCAAGAGAAAAACAAAGGCTGATATCACTGCTGAAATAGCAGCTATTCCCGCAGTTGGTTTTCAGATGTGGATAAGTAAGATCACGGGAGTGATCATTTCAGGAGCCACTTTGTATTTTTATCTGACAGGAACAATGGAACTTACAAGATGTATAACAATGCTATTTTGCTCCTTCATGGTGATTGAAATGCTTGACGCAGCGGGCACGTACACAGCGCTATTAAAGATCATTGGTAAGGGAGTTGACCTTGTAAATGAGATCATGGCTGTTGAGCAGATGGATATAAACGGCGCCGATATTCATCCGGACAATAAAGGTATACACCTTGATCATGTGAGCTTTGCATACGATCACAGGAAGATTATTGACGATGTAACGCTCGATATCAAGGAAAAGACAACTACAGCTATCGTTGGACCTTCAGGCGGTGGTAAGACAACCCTTGCATCTTTGATTGCAAGATTCTGGGATGTTAAGGAAGGAAGCGTATCTCTTGGCGGAAAAGATGTAAGAGATTATAGCTTTGACAGCCTCATGGAAAACTTTAGTTTTGTATTCCAAAGAGTATACCTGTTTGAAGATACTATTGCTAATAACATTAGGTTTGGAAGACCTGAGGCGTCCATGGAAGAAGTTTATGACGCAGCTAAAAAGGCATGTTGTCATGACTTTATCATGTCACTTCCGGATGGATATGATACTGTTGTTGGTGAGGGCGGAGCGTCTCTGTCAGGTGGTGAGAAACAGCGAATTGCCATTGCAAGAGCGATCATTAAAAATGCTCCTATCATCATTCTTGATGAAGCAACAGCCAATGTTGATCCTGAAAATGAAAAAGAACTGACTCAGGCAATAGAAAATCTTACAAAAGAAAAGACTATCATCATGATAGCTCATAGATTAAAGACAGTAAGACATGCAGATCAGATAGTTGTTATTGATAAAGGAAAGATTGTTCAACAAGGTAAGCATGAAGAACTTATGAAGCAGGATGGTATTTATAAGAATTTTGTCAGCGGAAGAAAAAAGGCAGTCAGCTGGAAGATTGCTTAA
- a CDS encoding amino acid ABC transporter permease, with the protein MNSLPEQLYDIFIRGGTYLTILKGIGVTLEITILSVLFGTLFAFAVCRLRLSHNIILSTIARLYIAVLRGSPVLLVLMIFYYVIFATSPLSAPMIAVFAFSANFAAHVAEIMRTSYQATDKMQREAARTLGFSRWQSFYLISFPQAVDIALPVYQSAVVTLLQWTSVVGYVTITDLTKVINNITIRTMQPVILLITGVLLYLAIAYLVYGLFYLIEQIRAARRGGDG; encoded by the coding sequence ATGAATTCTTTGCCTGAGCAGTTATATGACATCTTCATAAGAGGCGGCACATATCTTACGATCCTGAAAGGTATAGGAGTCACACTTGAGATTACTATACTATCGGTATTATTCGGGACCTTGTTTGCTTTTGCGGTATGCAGGCTTAGACTTAGCCACAATATCATATTGAGTACCATAGCAAGGCTGTATATAGCGGTTCTTAGAGGAAGCCCTGTTCTTCTTGTTTTGATGATATTTTACTACGTGATATTTGCAACAAGTCCTTTATCTGCTCCGATGATCGCGGTATTTGCTTTTTCGGCCAACTTTGCAGCCCACGTAGCTGAGATCATGAGGACTTCTTATCAGGCAACAGACAAGATGCAGCGTGAAGCGGCCAGGACTCTTGGATTTAGCAGATGGCAGTCTTTCTACCTGATATCGTTTCCTCAGGCAGTTGATATAGCTCTTCCTGTGTATCAGTCAGCAGTTGTGACGCTCCTTCAATGGACAAGTGTTGTAGGATATGTAACTATAACAGACCTTACTAAAGTCATCAATAATATAACGATAAGAACCATGCAGCCGGTGATCTTGCTTATCACAGGAGTGCTGTTGTATCTGGCTATCGCATATCTTGTGTATGGACTCTTTTATCTAATAGAACAGATAAGAGCCGCCCGCAGAGGAGGTGATGGCTGA
- a CDS encoding MptD family putative ECF transporter S component, with the protein MNTKKLNAKDYITVGIFTVLLFVVEFACGMLGFIHPYIVASYVVMIPIVGAIPMMLFYSKVDKFGMITIMSVLIAIIMFVTGMGYLGAPLIIIAGVAADLIARAGAYKDFKMISLSYGVFCLWICANYFPVIITAKTYRQDLIDGGFSTQYCDNLFRAINSKTIIVLMLLCLIFGFIGSYLGKAVVKKHFEKAGIA; encoded by the coding sequence ATGAATACGAAGAAATTAAATGCTAAAGATTATATTACTGTGGGGATATTTACAGTGCTCTTGTTTGTAGTTGAGTTTGCATGTGGAATGCTTGGTTTTATTCATCCCTATATAGTTGCTTCATACGTAGTGATGATACCAATTGTCGGTGCTATTCCTATGATGCTTTTTTACAGTAAAGTCGATAAATTTGGAATGATCACTATCATGTCTGTACTTATAGCGATAATTATGTTTGTTACAGGTATGGGGTATCTGGGTGCGCCTCTTATCATTATTGCAGGTGTAGCAGCAGATCTTATCGCAAGAGCAGGAGCTTATAAGGATTTTAAGATGATCTCTTTAAGCTATGGTGTGTTTTGTTTATGGATCTGCGCCAATTATTTTCCCGTTATCATAACAGCAAAGACCTACAGACAGGACCTTATCGATGGCGGTTTTTCGACTCAGTACTGTGACAATCTTTTCAGGGCTATTAATTCAAAAACTATAATTGTACTTATGCTTCTGTGCCTGATATTTGGTTTTATAGGATCTTACCTTGGTAAGGCAGTTGTCAAAAAACATTTTGAAAAGGCTGGTATTGCCTGA